A region of Streptomyces halobius DNA encodes the following proteins:
- a CDS encoding anti-sigma factor antagonist (This anti-anti-sigma factor, or anti-sigma factor antagonist, belongs to a family that includes characterized members SpoIIAA, RsbV, RsfA, and RsfB.), whose translation MTSAPVPHAITVTHDGQAVVTLEGEQDILTAPRVLKLLTAAAANRDRIVVDLRKVTFMDSTGLEPLVRTARRLLTTGGGITLVIADQRLRKLLAQSRVDDLFTQVSSPRYGHSAFLPAAGA comes from the coding sequence TTGACCAGCGCCCCCGTGCCCCACGCCATCACCGTGACCCACGACGGCCAAGCCGTCGTCACCTTGGAGGGCGAGCAGGACATCCTCACCGCACCGCGCGTTCTGAAGCTGCTCACCGCGGCCGCCGCGAACCGGGACCGGATCGTCGTCGACCTCCGGAAGGTGACCTTCATGGACAGCACCGGCCTGGAACCGCTGGTCAGAACCGCCCGCCGGCTCCTTACCACCGGCGGCGGCATCACGCTCGTCATCGCCGATCAGAGGCTGCGCAAGCTCCTGGCGCAGAGCCGCGTGGACGATCTGTTCACCCAGGTCAGCTCGCCGCGCTACGGCCACAGCGCCTTTCTGCCGGCCGCCGGCGCGTGA
- a CDS encoding amidase — protein MSVDESRDRETRPFPAGHTGAPAGECEGLAQQARALADGSVTSAALVQRSLERIEATQGSVNAFRRVRAEAALSEAADADRRLAAGERLPLLGVPVAVKDDTDVAGEPTAFGCAGEFPPKERDAEVVRRLRAAGAVIVGKANACELGQWPFTEGPAFGDTRNPWSLAHTPGGSSGGSAAAVAAGLVPAALGTDGAGSVRIPAAWSHLVGIKPQRGRISTWPDAEAFQGITGIGPLARTVEDAALLLDVASGNHDGDLHRPPAIAAREAARRDPGRLRIALSFTPAFTGTPKKLHPEVRVAVTELARTLTRLGHVVEPAEPDYGLIGLAFLPRATVGVGEWAARVPDRALLDPRTRGAARMGRLLGGPVLRRARAVEQRQQRRIGALFGPYDVLLTPTTATPPPRIGTLAKLNGWRTDRAMIAACPYAWPWNVLGWPGVSVPAGFNADGLPLGAQLLGPAHGEPRLISLAAQLEDALRWHERWPAGHPVPGSGGPSQGPVQEPDPAL, from the coding sequence GTGAGCGTTGACGAGAGCCGTGACAGGGAGACCAGGCCTTTCCCGGCGGGCCACACCGGCGCGCCCGCCGGGGAGTGCGAGGGGCTCGCCCAGCAGGCGCGGGCGCTGGCCGACGGGAGCGTGACCTCGGCCGCGCTGGTGCAACGGTCGCTGGAACGCATCGAAGCCACCCAGGGCAGTGTCAACGCCTTCCGCCGGGTACGGGCCGAGGCGGCGCTGTCGGAGGCCGCGGACGCCGACCGCAGACTGGCCGCCGGTGAACGGCTGCCGCTGCTCGGGGTGCCGGTCGCGGTCAAGGACGACACCGATGTGGCGGGTGAGCCCACCGCGTTCGGATGCGCCGGGGAGTTCCCGCCCAAGGAGCGGGACGCCGAGGTCGTCCGGCGGCTGCGTGCGGCCGGCGCTGTCATCGTCGGCAAGGCCAACGCCTGTGAGCTGGGCCAATGGCCGTTCACTGAGGGGCCGGCGTTCGGCGACACCCGCAATCCGTGGAGTCTCGCCCACACTCCGGGCGGTTCGTCCGGCGGCTCGGCCGCCGCGGTCGCCGCCGGACTGGTCCCCGCCGCTCTTGGCACGGACGGCGCGGGTTCGGTCCGTATCCCGGCCGCCTGGTCCCATCTCGTCGGCATCAAACCGCAGCGCGGCCGCATCTCCACCTGGCCGGACGCCGAAGCCTTCCAAGGGATCACCGGGATCGGCCCATTGGCGCGTACGGTCGAGGACGCGGCGCTGCTGCTGGACGTCGCGAGCGGCAACCACGACGGCGATCTGCACCGTCCGCCCGCCATCGCGGCGCGTGAAGCGGCACGACGCGACCCGGGACGGCTGCGCATCGCGCTGTCCTTCACACCGGCCTTCACCGGTACGCCCAAGAAACTGCACCCCGAAGTCCGGGTAGCGGTCACCGAGTTGGCCCGTACGCTGACCCGCCTCGGCCATGTCGTCGAGCCGGCGGAACCGGACTACGGGCTGATCGGGCTGGCCTTCCTGCCGCGCGCCACGGTCGGCGTCGGGGAGTGGGCGGCCCGGGTCCCCGACCGTGCTCTGCTGGACCCCCGTACGCGCGGCGCGGCCCGGATGGGGCGGCTGCTGGGCGGGCCCGTGCTGCGCCGGGCGCGGGCCGTCGAGCAGCGTCAACAGCGGCGTATCGGCGCGCTGTTCGGCCCGTACGACGTGCTGCTGACGCCGACCACCGCCACCCCGCCGCCGCGCATCGGGACGCTCGCGAAGCTCAACGGATGGCGCACGGATCGAGCCATGATCGCGGCCTGCCCGTATGCCTGGCCGTGGAACGTGCTGGGCTGGCCGGGCGTGAGCGTACCCGCCGGATTCAACGCGGACGGGCTGCCGCTCGGCGCCCAGCTGCTCGGCCCGGCGCACGGCGAGCCGCGACTGATCTCGCTGGCCGCGCAGTTGGAGGACGCGCTGCGCTGGCATGAGCGATGGCCGGCCGGCCACCCGGTGCCGGGCAGCGGCGGGCCTTCGCAGGGCCCGGTTCAGGAGCCGGACCCAGCGCTTTGA
- a CDS encoding aspartate aminotransferase family protein — MTHTPQDTAALHARHQAVLPSWLSLYYEHPLELTHGEGRHVWDAEGNRYLDFFGGILTTMTAHALPEVTKAVSEQAGRIIHTSTLYLSRPMVELAERIAALSGIPDARVFFTTSGTEANDAAILLATAYRRSNQILAMRNSYHGRSFSTVGVTGNTSWSPTSLSPFQTLYVHGGVRSRGPYAGLSDGEYIAACVADLEDMLQQTAGGVAALIAEPVQGVGGFTAPPDGLYAAFREVLDRHGILWVSDEVQTGWGRTGDHFWGWQAHAGKGPPDLLTFAKGIGNGMAIGGVVGRAEVVNTLSANSISTFGGSPVTMAAGLANLSYLLEHDLQGNARRVGGLLIERLRALAAGLDAVREVRGRGLMIGVDVVRPGTDEPSPEAASLVLEAARERGLLIGKGGQTGATLRIAPPLSLTVAEAEEGAGLLGEALREAQSRTAAS; from the coding sequence GTGACGCACACCCCCCAGGACACCGCCGCCCTGCACGCCCGCCACCAAGCCGTCCTGCCCTCCTGGCTCAGCCTCTACTACGAACATCCGCTGGAGCTCACCCACGGCGAGGGACGGCACGTCTGGGACGCCGAGGGCAACCGCTATCTGGACTTCTTCGGCGGCATCCTCACCACCATGACGGCGCATGCGCTGCCCGAGGTGACCAAGGCCGTCAGCGAACAGGCCGGCCGCATCATCCACACCTCGACGCTCTATCTCTCCCGCCCCATGGTCGAGTTGGCGGAGCGGATCGCGGCGCTCTCCGGCATCCCCGACGCCCGGGTCTTCTTCACCACCTCCGGCACCGAGGCCAACGATGCGGCCATACTGCTGGCCACCGCGTACCGCCGTTCCAACCAGATCCTGGCGATGCGCAACAGCTACCACGGCCGTTCGTTCTCCACCGTCGGCGTCACGGGCAACACCAGCTGGTCGCCGACCAGCCTCTCGCCCTTCCAGACGCTGTACGTCCACGGCGGGGTGCGCTCGCGGGGCCCGTACGCCGGTCTCTCTGACGGGGAGTACATCGCGGCCTGCGTCGCGGACCTGGAGGACATGCTCCAGCAGACCGCGGGCGGTGTCGCCGCGCTGATCGCCGAACCGGTGCAGGGCGTCGGCGGGTTCACCGCGCCGCCGGACGGTCTGTACGCGGCGTTCCGCGAGGTGCTCGACCGGCACGGGATCCTCTGGGTCAGCGATGAGGTGCAGACCGGCTGGGGCCGTACCGGCGACCACTTCTGGGGCTGGCAGGCACACGCCGGCAAGGGCCCGCCGGATCTGCTCACCTTCGCCAAGGGCATCGGCAACGGCATGGCGATCGGTGGTGTGGTGGGCCGTGCCGAGGTGGTGAACACCCTTTCCGCGAACTCCATTTCCACCTTCGGCGGCAGCCCGGTCACCATGGCCGCCGGCCTCGCCAACCTCTCCTACCTCCTCGAACACGATCTCCAGGGCAACGCCCGTCGGGTCGGCGGCCTGCTCATCGAGCGGCTGCGGGCCCTTGCCGCCGGGCTCGATGCCGTACGGGAAGTACGCGGCCGGGGCCTGATGATCGGCGTCGACGTCGTCCGCCCCGGCACGGACGAGCCGTCGCCCGAGGCGGCGTCACTGGTACTGGAGGCGGCCCGGGAGCGCGGCCTGCTCATCGGCAAGGGCGGCCAGACGGGCGCGACCCTGCGGATCGCGCCGCCGCTCTCCCTGACCGTGGCGGAGGCGGAGGAGGGCGCCGGGCTGCTCGGAGAGGCGTTGCGGGAGGCGCAGTCGCGGACGGCGGCTTCTTAG
- a CDS encoding SDR family NAD(P)-dependent oxidoreductase — MSRAVLVTGASRGIGRAVAELFAAHGDRVALHYASRREAAAEAFAALEGSGHVLVQGDVSTPDGAAAIAEAAVAGLGGIDVLVNNAAANVVHPLDRTSFEDWQDAWRRVVDVNLLGAAHMSYCAARNMIEREVEGRIVNIGSRGAFRGEPDHPAYGASKAALHAMGQSLAVHLASYGIGVASVAPGFVATERVADRITDEVRQQSPFGRVAAPRDVAAAVHYLASPEAVWSSGAVLDVNGASHLR; from the coding sequence GTGAGCCGGGCGGTACTGGTGACCGGTGCCTCGCGGGGGATCGGCCGGGCGGTCGCGGAGCTCTTCGCCGCGCACGGGGACCGCGTCGCGCTGCATTACGCGTCGCGGCGCGAGGCGGCGGCGGAGGCGTTCGCGGCGCTGGAGGGCAGCGGGCATGTCCTGGTGCAGGGGGATGTGAGTACCCCGGACGGCGCGGCCGCGATCGCGGAGGCGGCCGTGGCCGGGCTCGGCGGTATCGATGTCCTGGTGAACAATGCCGCGGCGAATGTGGTGCATCCGTTGGACCGTACGTCCTTCGAGGACTGGCAGGACGCCTGGCGGCGGGTCGTGGACGTGAACCTGCTGGGTGCCGCACATATGAGTTACTGCGCGGCACGGAACATGATCGAGCGCGAGGTGGAGGGCCGGATCGTCAACATCGGCTCGCGCGGCGCGTTCCGTGGTGAGCCGGACCATCCGGCGTATGGCGCGTCCAAGGCGGCGTTGCACGCCATGGGGCAGTCGCTGGCGGTCCATCTGGCGTCATACGGGATCGGGGTCGCGTCGGTCGCCCCCGGGTTCGTCGCGACGGAACGGGTCGCGGACCGGATCACGGACGAGGTCCGGCAGCAGAGCCCGTTCGGCCGGGTGGCGGCGCCGCGGGATGTGGCGGCCGCCGTCCATTACCTGGCCTCGCCCGAGGCGGTCTGGTCCTCGGGTGCCGTCCTCGATGTGAATGGGGCGTCCCACCTGCGGTGA
- a CDS encoding nitrilase-related carbon-nitrogen hydrolase, whose product MADVVRAALVQATWTGDTESMIAKHEEHARAAAAQGAKVIGFQEVFNAPYFCQVQEPEHYRWAEPVPDGPTVRRMRDLARETGMVIVVPVFEVEQPGFYYNTAAVIDADGTVLGAYRKHHIPQVKGFWEKYYFKPGNAGWPVFDTAVGKVGVYICYDRHFPEGWRQLGLNGAQLVYNPSATSRGLSAYLWKLEQPAAAVANEYFIAAINRVGVEEYGDNDFYGTSYFVDPRGQFVGDVAGDSKEELLVRDLDFGMIDEVRQQWAFYRDRRPDAYEGLVRP is encoded by the coding sequence ATGGCCGATGTTGTGCGTGCCGCACTGGTCCAGGCGACCTGGACCGGCGACACCGAATCGATGATCGCGAAGCACGAGGAACACGCCAGAGCGGCGGCCGCGCAGGGCGCGAAGGTGATCGGGTTCCAAGAGGTCTTCAACGCCCCGTACTTCTGTCAGGTGCAGGAGCCGGAGCACTACCGCTGGGCCGAGCCGGTGCCCGACGGTCCGACCGTACGCCGGATGCGGGACCTGGCGCGCGAGACCGGCATGGTCATCGTCGTCCCGGTCTTCGAGGTCGAGCAGCCCGGTTTCTACTACAACACCGCTGCCGTGATCGACGCCGACGGAACGGTCCTGGGAGCCTACCGGAAACACCACATCCCGCAGGTCAAGGGCTTCTGGGAGAAGTACTACTTCAAGCCGGGGAACGCCGGCTGGCCGGTGTTCGACACCGCCGTCGGCAAGGTCGGCGTCTATATCTGCTACGACCGCCACTTCCCGGAAGGCTGGCGGCAGTTGGGCCTCAACGGCGCCCAGCTCGTCTACAACCCCTCCGCCACCTCCCGCGGTCTGTCCGCCTACCTGTGGAAGCTGGAGCAGCCAGCGGCCGCCGTCGCCAACGAGTACTTCATCGCGGCGATCAACCGGGTCGGCGTCGAGGAGTACGGCGACAACGACTTCTACGGCACCAGCTACTTCGTGGATCCGCGCGGTCAGTTCGTCGGTGACGTCGCCGGCGACTCCAAGGAGGAGCTGCTCGTCCGCGACCTCGACTTCGGGATGATCGACGAGGTGCGTCAGCAGTGGGCGTTCTACCGCGACCGCCGCCCCGACGCGTACGAGGGACTGGTGCGGCCGTGA
- a CDS encoding SDR family NAD(P)-dependent oxidoreductase: protein MTRVLITGATSGIGASFARRFAAKGFDLVQVARHRERLDSTAGELRTGYGVDVETIAADLLDATGRAAVEERLASSAHPVDVLVNNAGFGLPAPFPHSPVDDEERMLDLLTKVPLRLTHAAVPGMTARRRGVILNVSSVAGLLPTGTYGAAKAWLTAFSESLRVDLAPHGVRVLALCPGFTRTEFQERAGMDVSSLPTWAWLEADRVVDQALKDLGRRKPVSITGWQYKAYALAVRHAPRTLAARMARSRTPE, encoded by the coding sequence ATGACGAGAGTTCTGATCACCGGTGCGACCTCCGGTATCGGCGCTTCCTTTGCCCGCCGGTTCGCGGCGAAGGGATTCGACCTCGTACAGGTTGCTCGTCATAGGGAGCGCCTGGACAGTACGGCCGGAGAACTGCGCACCGGCTATGGCGTCGACGTCGAGACAATCGCCGCCGACCTCCTCGACGCCACCGGACGTGCCGCCGTGGAAGAACGTCTCGCCTCATCGGCGCATCCCGTGGACGTCCTTGTCAACAATGCCGGCTTCGGACTTCCCGCTCCCTTCCCGCACAGTCCCGTTGATGACGAAGAGCGGATGCTCGACCTTCTCACCAAGGTCCCGCTACGGCTCACGCACGCCGCTGTGCCCGGTATGACAGCTCGTCGACGGGGAGTCATACTCAATGTCTCCTCGGTCGCGGGACTGCTGCCCACCGGTACATACGGCGCCGCGAAGGCGTGGCTCACCGCCTTCAGCGAATCCCTCCGTGTCGACCTCGCCCCGCACGGCGTACGGGTGCTCGCCCTGTGCCCGGGTTTCACGCGTACGGAATTCCAAGAGCGCGCCGGAATGGATGTCAGCAGCCTGCCGACGTGGGCGTGGCTTGAGGCCGACAGGGTCGTGGACCAGGCGCTCAAGGACCTCGGGCGCCGCAAGCCCGTCAGCATCACCGGCTGGCAATACAAGGCGTACGCCCTGGCGGTACGTCATGCGCCGCGCACCCTGGCGGCCAGGATGGCCCGCTCTCGCACACCCGAGTAA